In Zea mays cultivar B73 chromosome 7, Zm-B73-REFERENCE-NAM-5.0, whole genome shotgun sequence, the following proteins share a genomic window:
- the LOC103633735 gene encoding LOW QUALITY PROTEIN: subtilisin-like protease SBT4.3 (The sequence of the model RefSeq protein was modified relative to this genomic sequence to represent the inferred CDS: deleted 1 base in 1 codon), with amino-acid sequence MPRLLLLLLVTAIAAKDLSASETVGDGDQVYIVYLGHLPSSADASEHTEGFSAVELAHHDMLDQVLDGGSSASDRILRSYKRSLNGFAAKLSKEEAHKLSGMNGVVSVFPSRTLDLLTTRSWDFLGFPQTPIQELPLEGDVIVGMLDTGVWPDSPSFSDEGFGPPPSRWKGTCHNFTCNNKIIGARAYNGGSSSSGQSPLDDDGHGSHTASTAAGRAVGNVSMYGLAGGTARGGVPGARLAIYKVCCGEADILAGFDDAIADGVDVISISIGSPFPFDYFGDVIAIGSFHAMRRGVVTSAAAGNSGLDLGNVCNVAPWMLSVAASSIDRRFVDRIVLGNGKTIVGASINTFPTLSNATLAFPVNGSCDPENLAGGSYKGKIVLCQNAAANDGSGPLLAGAAGVVIVSRIPDVAFALPLPGLTVSQDQFDQTMAYVNSTSHPVGTIDRTETLWIHIPQAPVAASFSSPGPNLITPQVLKPDLSAPGIDIIASWSLLSSPTGIPNDTRKVQYNIISGTSMACPHASGAAAYVRSFHRDWSPAMIMSALITTATPMDTAANSNASALKYGAGQLNPVSAHDPGLVYDASESDYVAMLCAQGYNATQLALVTGSNATAACSNGSTTPGSPGDLNYPTMAAPVEPGKNFTAVFPRTVTNVGAATAVYDVRVGVPAEAASVVSVQVSPARLVFSEQNQKVSFTVTVSGAALEEGTVYSFTVVWYNDEHTVRSPVVVYAMQ; translated from the exons ATGCCTCGTCTGCTGCTTCTGCTCCTCGTCACCGCCATCGCCGCAAAAGACCTCAGCGCCTCTGAAACCGTCGGCGATGGAGACCAG GTCTACATCGTGTACTTGGGGCATCTACCCAGCAGCGCGGATGCGTCAGAACATACTGAAGGCTTCTCTGCTGTAGAACTTGCTCATCACGACATGCTGGATCAGGTCCTCGACGGCGGCAG ctctGCTTCAGACAGGATTCTGCGTAGTTACAAGAGAAGCTTAAATGGCTTTGCCGCCAAGTTGAGCAAAGAAGAGGCACATAAACTGTCTG GCATGAATGGTGTTGTCTCAGTCTTCCCAAGTAGGACCCTCGATCTTTTGACCACGAGATCCTGGGACTTCCTGGGCTTCCCTCAAACGCCCATTCAAGAGCTGCCACTGGAGGGTGATGTCATCGTCGGTATGCTCGACACCGGTGTGTGGCCTGACTCGCCATCTTTCTCCGATGAAGGCTTTGGCCCACCGCCGAGCAGGTGGAAGGGTACATGCCACAACTTCACGTGTAACAA TAAAATCATCGGAGCACGCGCCTACAACGGAGGATCCAGCAGCTCTGGCCAGTCGCCACTGGACGATGACGGCCACGGCAGCCACACGGCATCCACCGCGGCCGGGCGCGCGGTGGGCAACGTGAGCATGTACGGCTTGGCCGGCGGCACAGCTCGCGGCGGGGTGCCCGGCGCCAGGCTCGCCATCTACAAGGTTTGCTGCGGCGAGGCCGACATCCTCGCGGGGTTCGACGACGCCATCGCCGACGGCGTGGacgtgatctccatctccatcggTAGCCCCTTCCCGTTTGACTACTTCGGCGACGTGATAGCCATCGGCTCCTTCCACGCCATGAGGCGTGGGGTGGTCACGTCCGCGGCGGCCGGGAACTCGGGGCTGGATTTGGGGAACGTCTGCAACGTCGCGCCGTGGATGCTGTCTGTGGCGGCGAGCAGCATCGATCGCCGATTCGTCGACAGGATTGTCCTTGGGAATGGCAAGACCATCGTG GGAGCCTCCATTAACACCTTCCCAACGCTATCAAATGCCACGCTTGCATTCCCCGTCAACGG GTCCTGTGATCCAGAGAACCTCGCCGGAGGCTCATACAAAGGCAAGATCGTCCTCTGCCAGAATGCCGCTGCAAACGACGGTTCAGGTCCTCTGTTGGCCGGTGCAGCAGGCGTCGTCATAGTCAGCCGAATACCCGATGTGGCCTTCGCTCTGCCTCTCCCCGGTCTGACGGTATCTCAGGATCAGTTCGACCAAACCATGGCCTATGTCAACAGCACAAG TCATCCTGTGGGCACCATAGACCGCACCGAGACA CTGTGGATCCACATTCCACAAGCTCCGGTAGCCGCCTCCTTCTCTTCTCCAGGCCCCAACCTGATCACCCCTCAAGTCTTGAAG CCTGATCTGTCTGCACCGGGGATTGACATCATAGCCTCGTGGTCGCTGCTGTCGTCGCCTACAGGCATTCCCAACGACACGAGGAAGGTTCAGTACAACATCATCTCCGGCACATCCATGGCGTGCCCGCACGCGAGCGGAGCCGCGGCGTACGTCAGGTCGTTCCACCGTGACTGGTCGCCAGCGATGATCATGTCGGCTCTCATCACCACCG CCACTCCGATGGACACGGCGGCCAACTCCAACGCCAGCGCGCTCAAGTACGGCGCCGGGCAGCTCAACCCGGTGAGCGCGCACGACCCAGGGCTCGTGTACGACGCATCGGAGAGCGACTACGTGGCCATGCTGTGCGCGCAGGGGTACAACGCCACGCAGCTCGCGCTCGTCACCGGCTCCAACGCCACCGCCGCCTGCTCCAACGGCTCGACGACGCCTGGCTCTCCCGGCGACCTCAACTACCCGACCATGGCGGCCCCCGTGGAGCCGGGGAAGAACTTCACCGCGGTGTTCCCGCGGACCGTCACCAACGTCGGGGCCGCCACCGCCGTGTACGACGTCAGGGTCGGGGTTCCTGCCGAGGCGGCCAGTGTCGTCTCGGTTCAGGTTTCGCCGGCCAGGCTAGTGTTCAGCGAGCAGAACCAGAAGGTCTCGTTCACCGTGACTGTGTCCGGCGCGGCGCTGGAGGAGGGCACGGTCTACTCTTTCACCGTGGTATGGTACAACGACGAGCATACGGTGAGAAGCCCAGTGGTGGTGTACGCAATGCAATGA